The window ATCCACCCCGAAGGATGGTTCGTCCTCTTCGAGTGCGGACGGTGTGCTGTCCGGCGAGGAAATCTATCAAAAGCTCAATGATTCCATTGTCGCCATTCAAAGCGCAGATGAGAGCGGTCAGGTTGCTTCTTCTGGCTCGGGTGTGGTCATGAGTGAAGATGGCTACATCATCACCAATGCCCATGTCATTGCCGATGAAAACACCGGCGAACCGATGAGCAATATCTCGGTACTGTTTGCCGATGGCAGCCAGCTGACGGCCAGTGTGGTCGGTTCGGATGACCAGACCGACTTGGCAGTGCTCAAGGTTGAGCCGACGAGCACATTGACACCCGCCGAATTTGGCGATTCCGATCAGTTGCAGGTCGGTGAAGATGCGTATGCGATCGGCTCGCCCGGTGGCGTACAGCTGGCTAACTCCATGACCAGTGGCATCATTTCGGCGATCAACCGCGACATCACGGTCAATGACCGCGTTATGAGCCTGATTCAGACCAATGTTACCATCAACCCCGGCAACTCGGGCGGTGCGCTCATCAACAAGTATGGTCAGGTTGTTGGTATCACCTCGGCAAAGCTTGGCATCAGCTATTATGAAGGTCTGGGCTTTGCAATCCCGATCAATTCGGCCAAGGAAATCGTCGATGAACTGATTCAGAACGGTTACATTTCCGGTCGTCCGTCGATCGGCATTACCGGCCGCAACATCAGCGAACAGATGGCACAGTACCGCAATCTGCCGCAGGGCGTCGAAATTGCTTCGATCGATTCGCGTGCCGATGCTTCGACCCAGGGCTTGCAGGCTGGTGACGTGATTACCGCTGTCAATGGCACAACGATCACCACCATGGATGAAATCAATGTCATTAAGGAAGATATGCAGGCTGGTGACAAGCTGACGCTGACGGTTTACCGTCCGTCGCAGCAGAAATCGATGAATGTTACCATCACACTGACCGATGCGCATGATCTGGAAGGTACCGATCCGGCGCAGCAGCAACAACAGCAACAGCAGCAGGAACAAGATAATTATGGGAACTACGGAAGCTACGGCAATGGTTATGTCGATCCCTTCCAGTACTTCTTCGGCTATTAAAAAAACGATACGGCAGCCTTGTCAAACAGGGCTGCTGTATTTTACAATAAAGAAAAAAAGGAGGTCTATCCCTCTTGAACAGTTACGAACAGATCTATGCGGTTGTCCGGCAAATCCCACGTGGTAAAGTCGCCAGCTATGGACAGGTGGCCCGTTTGGCAGGCAATCCGCGTTGGGCCAGAGTGGTCGGATATGCGTTGCATGTCAATCCCGATCCGGAGGGTATCCCCTGCTACCGGGTTGTCAC of the Intestinibacillus sp. Marseille-P6563 genome contains:
- a CDS encoding S1C family serine protease; this encodes MNTNYNPNQPGDPNTPSTPQESDFWKNPEPQQTPEQPPVNPQAANPSAEPVHTQPDSFPQTPYQTPVRSSADTDQPIYHDQAHQTTEPPFAAGSASYHTYQEWQAQENKRQAKKNRKPRSKKPFIIAGSVVAAISLFCGGLFLGSSQLGSTNSSSASSSNQNLPTLTISSTPKDGSSSSSADGVLSGEEIYQKLNDSIVAIQSADESGQVASSGSGVVMSEDGYIITNAHVIADENTGEPMSNISVLFADGSQLTASVVGSDDQTDLAVLKVEPTSTLTPAEFGDSDQLQVGEDAYAIGSPGGVQLANSMTSGIISAINRDITVNDRVMSLIQTNVTINPGNSGGALINKYGQVVGITSAKLGISYYEGLGFAIPINSAKEIVDELIQNGYISGRPSIGITGRNISEQMAQYRNLPQGVEIASIDSRADASTQGLQAGDVITAVNGTTITTMDEINVIKEDMQAGDKLTLTVYRPSQQKSMNVTITLTDAHDLEGTDPAQQQQQQQQQEQDNYGNYGSYGNGYVDPFQYFFGY
- a CDS encoding MGMT family protein, which gives rise to MNSYEQIYAVVRQIPRGKVASYGQVARLAGNPRWARVVGYALHVNPDPEGIPCYRVVTRDGRTSPAFAFGGSDMQRALLEADGVAFLPDGRVDMERFCWRTEE